The proteins below are encoded in one region of Gloeocapsa sp. PCC 73106:
- a CDS encoding sorbosone dehydrogenase family protein: MVEVSSRLIVSGLDDPLYVTAPPEDFDRIFILEQKTGRVKILDLDTEQILPNPFLTIPGNQLLKDSHEQGLLGLAFHPQYAQNGKFYVSYTAFGGGNAGQTRVVEYQVNSSNPNLANTATARTILNIPQPQVNHNGGWIAFGRDGYLYWASGDGGGSGYVDGIPSTSDNSQDITNNLLGKILRIDINRDAFPSDANRNYAIPSNNPFVGKEGDDEIWAYGLRNPWRPSFDRSTGNLYIADVGQGAREEINFQWASSKGGQNYGWNRYEGTLSYKPGPTLRNPVFPIYQYNHSIGQSVTGGYVYRGEASELRGTYFFGDFTTGKIWSFRYQNNQVTQFSDRTGELARATNSGTVNLLASFGEDAAGNLYLVDLDGQLFRIEVESQIAPTAIEANDSLAVEATNGIDDFSGKIDELSLNEFTGGMLVSEQFSLNSGGLIPNDCVLCAQSNNSSYDLFSI, from the coding sequence ATGGTAGAAGTATCTAGTAGATTGATAGTTAGTGGTCTAGACGACCCCCTTTACGTAACCGCACCTCCTGAAGATTTTGACAGAATATTTATTCTTGAGCAGAAAACTGGTAGGGTTAAAATCCTTGATTTAGACACAGAACAAATTTTACCCAATCCATTTCTGACGATTCCTGGGAATCAACTGCTCAAAGATAGCCATGAACAAGGTTTATTGGGTTTAGCATTTCATCCCCAATACGCTCAAAACGGCAAATTTTACGTTAGTTATACTGCTTTTGGCGGTGGTAATGCGGGACAAACTAGAGTAGTTGAGTACCAAGTTAATAGCAGTAATCCCAATCTGGCTAATACCGCTACAGCTCGTACTATTTTAAATATACCGCAACCTCAGGTCAATCATAACGGAGGATGGATCGCATTTGGTAGAGATGGCTATCTCTATTGGGCGTCAGGAGACGGAGGGGGTTCAGGTTATGTAGATGGTATTCCCAGTACATCGGATAATTCTCAAGATATCACTAATAATTTACTGGGTAAAATTCTGCGTATAGATATTAATAGGGATGCATTTCCTAGTGATGCTAATCGTAATTACGCTATTCCCTCCAATAATCCCTTTGTAGGAAAAGAAGGAGATGACGAAATTTGGGCTTATGGGCTGCGCAATCCTTGGCGACCCAGTTTTGATCGCTCTACAGGAAATTTATATATTGCTGATGTGGGACAAGGTGCTCGTGAAGAAATTAATTTTCAGTGGGCTTCCAGTAAAGGAGGACAAAACTACGGTTGGAACCGTTATGAAGGAACTCTCTCCTACAAGCCGGGACCAACCCTGAGAAATCCAGTTTTTCCGATCTATCAGTACAATCATTCTATCGGTCAGTCGGTTACGGGAGGATACGTCTACAGAGGAGAAGCGAGCGAATTAAGAGGAACTTATTTCTTTGGAGATTTTACAACGGGTAAAATATGGTCATTTCGCTATCAGAATAATCAGGTTACCCAATTTAGCGATCGCACTGGAGAACTCGCTCGAGCTACAAATTCTGGGACTGTTAATCTACTCGCTTCTTTTGGCGAAGATGCAGCGGGTAATCTTTATCTGGTTGATCTTGATGGGCAACTCTTTCGCATAGAAGTAGAGAGTCAGATAGCACCTACAGCAATAGAAGCCAATGATTCTCTTGCAGTCGAAGCAACAAATGGGATTGATGACTTTTCTGGGAAAATTGATGAGCTCTCGCTGAATGAATTTACAGGTGGAATGTTAGTATCAGAGCAATTTAGCCTTAATTCTGGGGGTTTAATCCCCAATGATTGTGTTCTCTGTGCTCAGTCAAATAACAGTAGTTATGACCTTTTTTCAATTTG
- a CDS encoding homogentisate phytyltransferase — MMAFLVKTSNSWLKSFWKFSRPHTIIGTSLSVFALYAIALSLTSTSISIANLVVCLATWLVCLAGNIYIVGLNQLEDVAIDKINKPHLPLAAAEFSPQTAWGIVGVCGAFAVVFAAILGNYLLFTVVISLLIGTAYSLPPIRLKRYPLWAALCIFSVRGVIVNLGIFSHFQAQLSSNQGLPPVIWLLTLFILIFTIAIAIFKDVPDLEGDRQYQITTLTLILGKKAVFNLSLGIITCSYLGMIVAAFFPLFQVNQLLLGLIHLVLLILLWLRSFKVDLEQKQEIRDFYQFIWKLFFLEYLFFPLACIFSPTLT, encoded by the coding sequence ATGATGGCTTTTTTGGTAAAAACATCTAATTCTTGGCTAAAAAGTTTCTGGAAATTTTCTCGTCCCCATACGATTATTGGTACTAGTTTGAGTGTTTTTGCTTTATACGCGATCGCTCTGTCTCTTACCTCTACCTCTATTAGTATAGCTAATTTAGTAGTCTGCCTGGCTACTTGGTTGGTTTGTCTGGCTGGTAATATCTACATTGTTGGTTTAAATCAATTAGAAGATGTTGCGATTGATAAGATTAACAAACCTCATCTACCTCTAGCTGCGGCAGAATTTTCTCCTCAAACCGCTTGGGGGATTGTGGGTGTTTGTGGGGCTTTTGCGGTGGTTTTTGCGGCTATATTGGGTAATTATCTGTTATTTACCGTGGTTATCAGTCTCTTGATTGGTACTGCTTATTCTCTTCCCCCGATACGTTTAAAGAGATATCCCTTGTGGGCGGCTTTGTGTATCTTTAGCGTTAGAGGTGTCATTGTTAACCTGGGGATTTTTAGTCATTTTCAAGCACAGTTGAGCTCAAATCAGGGTTTACCCCCGGTGATTTGGTTATTAACTCTATTTATTTTGATTTTTACCATCGCGATCGCTATTTTTAAAGATGTTCCCGATTTAGAGGGCGATCGACAGTATCAAATTACCACCCTGACGCTGATTCTAGGCAAAAAGGCAGTATTTAATCTGAGTTTAGGTATTATTACTTGCTCTTACTTGGGTATGATTGTTGCGGCGTTTTTTCCCCTATTTCAAGTAAATCAGCTTTTACTAGGCTTAATTCATTTAGTATTGCTAATCTTACTCTGGTTACGCAGTTTTAAAGTAGATTTAGAGCAAAAACAAGAAATTCGGGATTTTTATCAGTTTATTTGGAAGTTATTTTTTTTAGAATATTTATTCTTTCCCCTAGCTTGTATATTTTCACCTACCCTGACCTAA
- a CDS encoding DUF2996 domain-containing protein translates to MAEETKPQAKPPAAKPPKPPALEEKPFAEFIEQNFLKELEQALKAKGIPDIKLKFTKENLPLEGNTDSCWQVKGNFLQGQRQFNLYFLEEKISGKKAFSYANNGSQPSTIESFMIDERKVTLELMILYTLQRLNGQKWLQGN, encoded by the coding sequence ATGGCAGAAGAAACTAAACCTCAAGCCAAACCTCCCGCGGCCAAGCCTCCCAAACCTCCAGCCTTAGAAGAGAAGCCCTTCGCTGAATTTATTGAGCAAAATTTCCTTAAAGAGCTCGAACAAGCTTTAAAAGCCAAGGGAATCCCCGATATTAAACTTAAATTTACTAAAGAAAATCTGCCTCTAGAAGGCAATACAGACAGTTGCTGGCAAGTCAAAGGTAACTTCCTCCAAGGACAACGTCAATTTAATCTCTATTTTTTAGAAGAGAAGATCAGTGGTAAAAAAGCTTTCTCCTATGCCAACAACGGCTCACAACCTAGTACCATTGAATCCTTCATGATTGACGAGCGCAAAGTTACCCTAGAGCTGATGATACTGTACACATTGCAACGTTTAAACGGTCAAAAGTGGTTGCAAGGAAACTAA